From Acidimicrobiales bacterium, a single genomic window includes:
- a CDS encoding glycosyltransferase, translated as MPRLAVLSMHTSPLAQPGTGDGGGMNVYVRELSAALARSGAECEVFTRTESVDCPPVVEVEPGFRVHHVPAGPRATVAKEHLPGLVGPWTRGVAARLESLAAAGRPVDAIHANYWLSGIAGHDLKHQLDLPLLVTFHTLDRVKADASPEEISSKEPARRAEAEAAVVGCADAVVTSCTVEAEQLVDLYGADPDRIVIVAPGVNHAFFSPGDPGQARRALGLDAGKPVVLFAGRIQPLKGLTVAVDAVASVRHAGRAAGADRLRDATLVVLGGPSGPHGDEEVRRVKDRIAEHRMQGAVSLLPPQRHEILSTFYRASDVCVVPSHSESFGLVALEASACGIPVVASAVGGLTTLVDHGRTGFLVDGRAADDYAKPLAEILDDPSFARWLGRAGAQRAGAYTWQAAASALWERVEELTSAVLVACG; from the coding sequence TGCGGAGTGCGAGGTGTTCACCAGGACGGAGTCGGTCGACTGCCCGCCGGTTGTCGAGGTGGAGCCCGGTTTCCGCGTGCACCACGTGCCCGCCGGCCCGAGAGCGACGGTCGCCAAAGAGCACCTGCCGGGGCTCGTCGGCCCGTGGACCCGCGGGGTCGCCGCGAGGCTCGAGTCGCTCGCCGCGGCGGGAAGGCCGGTCGACGCGATCCACGCCAACTACTGGCTGTCGGGGATCGCGGGGCACGACCTGAAGCACCAGCTCGACCTGCCGCTTCTCGTCACGTTTCACACCCTCGACCGGGTGAAGGCGGATGCAAGCCCCGAAGAGATCTCCTCGAAGGAGCCCGCCCGGCGAGCGGAGGCGGAGGCGGCGGTGGTGGGCTGCGCCGACGCAGTCGTGACGTCCTGCACCGTCGAGGCGGAGCAGCTGGTGGATCTGTACGGAGCGGACCCGGACCGGATTGTCATCGTCGCCCCGGGTGTGAACCACGCCTTCTTCAGCCCCGGTGATCCGGGCCAGGCGCGGCGGGCACTGGGCCTCGACGCCGGCAAGCCGGTGGTCCTGTTCGCGGGGAGGATCCAACCGCTGAAGGGGCTGACCGTTGCGGTCGACGCCGTGGCGTCGGTGCGGCACGCCGGAAGGGCCGCCGGGGCGGACCGGCTCCGGGATGCGACCCTTGTGGTCCTGGGAGGGCCCAGCGGGCCGCACGGTGACGAGGAGGTGCGCCGGGTCAAGGACCGGATCGCCGAGCACCGCATGCAAGGAGCGGTGAGCCTTCTCCCGCCTCAGCGGCACGAGATTCTGTCGACCTTCTACCGAGCGTCCGACGTTTGCGTCGTGCCGAGCCACTCCGAGTCGTTCGGGCTGGTCGCCCTGGAGGCATCGGCCTGCGGCATACCCGTGGTGGCGTCTGCGGTGGGCGGGTTGACGACGCTGGTGGATCACGGCCGAACCGGCTTTCTCGTGGACGGGAGGGCCGCCGACGACTACGCCAAGCCGCTGGCGGAGATCCTCGACGACCCGTCTTTCGCGCGCTGGTTGGGGCGCGCGGGCGCTCAGCGGGCGGGCGCTTACACGTGGCAGGCGGCCGCGTCGGCCCTTTGGGAGCGAGTCGAAGAGCTCACCAGCGCCGTCCTGGTCGCCTGCGGCTAG